In the Pleuronectes platessa chromosome 8, fPlePla1.1, whole genome shotgun sequence genome, one interval contains:
- the foxo4 gene encoding forkhead box protein O4: MEQSSVPPIDPDFEPQSRPRSCTWPLPRPDLSVVKPEGADGTESAAGTPPADEDKPEPQQITSEPEKAEAAVAEAEGGAGVGGAGATPRKGSSRRNAWGNQSYADLISQAIDNSPEKRLTLAQIYEWMVKTVPYFRDKGDSNSSAGWKNSIRHNLSLHNKFLRVHNESTGKSSWWMLNPEGGKTGKAPRRRAASMDNSSKLLKSRMRAKQTKKLAGAAGAGGALQGDGGTGSGGADSPNSSQQFPKWGVNSGSPSSRGSLDDADMWTTFRPRTSSNASTLSGRLSPIAPGQEEDDNLPEDGLLGRYASRSLTPTLTETLMEELDLIDGLTLMTGQQGGASPSTAPPAPPTPLPSASTLLPRGSSFSSFHHLQPSSLPQAPPHTGTQTSISQCGTSSKEQTTFSNSLFNPMSSSSSRSTSHYSTHVPSSLEALLTSDSPPPSDVMMTQVDPLMPSPGGVGLMNLGSSVVGVRPKPNQLLLGKGLEPNTVVPMALQAQMQPQQRHLLQQQQQQQQQQQHQQQQQQQQQHQQQQQQQQQQQHHQQQHQQQQQQHHQQQHQHHSQMGLGMILSGMSQDPSQLSALKAQHAAGPALGSLHGGPGLSLQAMAQFGAPSCFPAGQDRLPTDLDMDMFTENLDCDVDYIINSDLMDGDGLDFNFDPMPGGQSYAGPATTQGSAHNWVPS; this comes from the exons ATGGAGCAGTCCTCGGTGCCCCCGATTGACCCAGATTTCGAGCCGCAGAGCAGACCCCGCTCCTGCACGTGGCCGCTGCCGAGGCCCGACCTCTCAGTTGTCAAACCGGAGGGCGCGGATGGCACGGAGTCCGCCGCCGGCACCCCGCCCGCCGACGAGGACAAGCCCGAGCCGCAGCAAATCACGTCCGAGCCCGAGAAGGCGGAGGCGGCGGTGGCAGAGGCAGAGGGcggagccggagtgggcggagCCGGCGCGACGCCCCGCAAAGGATCGTCCCGGCGCAACGCGTGGGGGAACCAGAGCTACGCGGACCTGATCAGCCAGGCCATCGATAACTCGCCCGAGAAGAGGCTGACCCTGGCCCAGATCTACGAGTGGATGGTGAAGACTGTGCCTTACTTCAGGGACAAAGGGGACAGCAACAGCTCAGCAGGCTGGaag AATTCCATCCGCCACAACCTATCACTCCACAACAAGTTCTTGAGGGTACACAATGAATCCACAGGAAAGAGCTCCTGGTGGATGCTCAACCCAGAAGGAGGGAAGACCGGGAAAGCTCCTCGACGCCGAGCCGCCTCCATGGACAACAGCAGCAAACTGCTGAAGAGTCGGATGAGGGCCAAGCAGACCAAGAAGCTGGCGGgagcagctggtgctggaggggCGCTGCAAGGTGATGGCGGCACGGGGTCAGGAGGTGCAGACAGCCCTAACTCGTCCCAACAGTTTCCCAAATGGGGGGTCAACAGCGGTAGCCCCTCCTCCCGCGGGAGCCTGGATGACGCTGACATGTGGACCACCTTCCGTCCACGCACAAGCTCTAATGCCAGCACCCTCAGCGGACGTCTGTCCCCCATCGCTCCTGGACAAGAAGAAGACGACAACCTGCCTGAGGATGGACTGCTGGGAAGATACGCGTCCAGGAGCTTGACCCCTACCCTCACCGAGACCCTCATGGAGGAGTTGGATCTGATTGATGGCCTCACATTGATGACCGGGCAGCAGGGAGGGGCCAGTCCCAGCACAGCCCCACCAGCACCTCCCACTCCGCTGCCCTCCGCCTCCACCCTGCTGCCCCGGggctccagcttctcctccttccaTCACCTGCAACCATCCAGCCTCCCGcaggcccccccccacactgggACCCAGACCTCCATCTCTCAGTGCGGAACCAGCAGCAAAGAGCAGACGACCTTCAGCAATTCCCTCTTCAACCCCAtgtccagctccagctctcGTAGTACCAGCCACTACAGCACCCACGTACCCTCCAGTCTGGAAGCCCTGCTCACCTCTGACTCCCCCCCTCCGAGTGATGTCATGATGACCcaggtggacccgctcatgccTAGTCCCGGAGGGGTGGGACTGATGAATTTGGGTTCATCTGTGGTGGGTGTGAGGCCCAAACccaatcagctgctgctgggTAAGGGGCTGGAGCCGAACACCGTGGTACCCATGGCACTTCAGGCTCAGATGCAGCCTCAGCAGCGTCACCTtctccaacagcagcagcagcagcagcagcagcagcaacatcagcagcagcagcagcagcagcagcaacatcagcagcagcaacagcaacagcagcagcagcagcatcatcagcagcagcatcagcagcagcagcagcagcatcatcagcagcaaCACCAGCATCACTCTCAGATGGGGTTGGGGATGATCCTCTCAGGTATGTCTCAAGACCCGTCACAGCTCTCTGCTCTCAAAGCCCAGCACGCCGCAGGGCCAGCGTTGGGCTCTCTTCATGGAGGACCCGGCCTCAGCCTGCAGGCGATGGCTCAGTTCGGAGCTCCGTCCTGCTTCCCCGCCGGTCAGGACCGACTGCCCACAGACTTGGACATGGACATGTTCACGGAAAACCTGGATTGCGACGTGGACTACATCATCAACAGTGACCTCATGGACGGAGACGGACTTGATTTCAACTTTGACCCCATGCCCGGAGGCCAAAGCTACGCGGGGCCGGCCACCACACAGGGCTCCGCTCACAACTGGGTCCCCAGCTAA
- the ubl3b gene encoding ubiquitin-like protein 3b, whose protein sequence is MTTQRDLDMVHLRLILVSGKTQDFTFSPNDSATDIAKHVFDNWPAGWEEETVSSPSILRLIFQGRFLHGNVTLGALKLPPGRTTVMHLVARETLPEPNSHGQRNREKTTESNCCLLL, encoded by the exons ATGACCACCCAGAGGGATCTCGATATG GTGCACCTCCGCCTCATCCTGGTCAGCGGCAAAACACAAGACTTCACTTTCTCCCCAAATGACTCGGCCACAGACATCGCCAAACACGTGTTTGACAACTGGCCTGCAG gatgggaggaggagacggtgaGCAGCCCCAGTATACTGCGCCTCATCTTCCAGGGACGCTTCCTTCATGGCAACGTTACCCTGGGAG CTCTCAAGCTGCCACCTGGCCGAACGACTGTCATGCATTTGGTTGCCCGGGAGACTCTTCCAGAGCCCAACTCTCATG GTCAAAGGAACAGAGAAAAAACCACAGAGAGCAACTGCTGCCTCCTCTTGTAA